From a single Fusobacterium ulcerans ATCC 49185 genomic region:
- a CDS encoding glycosyltransferase encodes MKILHIITSLELGGAEKLLTELLPAQKKLGHDVELMILSDIDAVFKKDLEEKGIEIYISKYNSKKSPLNIFEINKKIKRENYDIVHVHLVHAQYWTRMARLLDDNKNRKYLTTEHSTSNRRRSNKILGMIDKFIFNGYDEIVSISHATENSLYDWVGGEKEKYAVISNGIDLSIFENSVAVPRDELGMEKEDVILMMVSRFHQSKNQKGAAEALEYLSERYKMIFVGDGILEEDVKSYVNGKKLESRVKFLGKRKDIPKLLKTADIIIQFSFFEGFGMTAVEGMASGKPVIASDVPGLADVVEGGGIICPNDSKELAEVILSLEDKKLYDHTVEMCLRKSKKYSIENSAEEYIKLYREILER; translated from the coding sequence ATGAAAATACTTCATATAATAACCTCTTTAGAATTGGGAGGAGCAGAGAAACTTCTCACAGAACTGCTTCCAGCTCAAAAAAAATTAGGACATGATGTTGAACTCATGATATTAAGTGATATAGATGCAGTATTTAAAAAAGACTTAGAAGAGAAAGGGATAGAAATATATATATCTAAATACAATTCTAAAAAATCTCCACTGAATATTTTTGAAATAAATAAAAAAATTAAAAGAGAAAATTATGATATAGTCCATGTGCATCTGGTTCATGCTCAATATTGGACTAGAATGGCACGACTGCTGGATGATAATAAAAATAGAAAATATCTCACAACAGAGCACAGTACTTCTAACAGAAGAAGAAGCAATAAAATTTTAGGTATGATAGATAAATTTATTTTTAATGGATATGATGAAATAGTAAGTATATCTCATGCTACAGAAAACAGTCTGTATGACTGGGTAGGAGGAGAAAAGGAAAAGTACGCAGTTATTTCCAATGGAATAGATTTAAGTATATTTGAAAATTCTGTGGCTGTTCCAAGAGATGAACTTGGAATGGAAAAAGAAGATGTAATTTTAATGATGGTTTCAAGATTTCATCAGTCAAAGAATCAAAAAGGGGCAGCTGAAGCTTTGGAATACCTTTCTGAAAGGTATAAAATGATATTTGTTGGAGATGGAATCTTAGAAGAAGATGTAAAGAGCTATGTAAATGGAAAAAAACTAGAATCAAGAGTAAAATTTTTAGGAAAGAGAAAGGATATTCCTAAACTTTTAAAAACAGCAGATATAATTATTCAGTTTTCATTTTTTGAAGGATTTGGTATGACTGCAGTAGAGGGAATGGCATCAGGGAAGCCTGTAATAGCAAGTGATGTACCTGGATTGGCTGATGTAGTAGAAGGAGGAGGGATTATATGCCCAAATGATTCTAAAGAATTAGCTGAAGTAATATTAAGTTTGGAAGATAAAAAATTATACGATCATACAGTTGAGATGTGCTTGAGAAAAAGTAAAAAATACAGCATAGAAAATAGTGCAGAAGAATATATAAAATTATATAGGGAGATTTTAGAAAGATAA
- a CDS encoding glycosyltransferase family A protein, with amino-acid sequence MITIFTPSYNRKDTLPRLYESLKRQTAKEFQWVVVDDGSNDETGKLIADFINEGVIDIIYEYQKNSGKMRAVNRGVQLAQREYFFIVDSDDYITDNCIETIIKEAKELPERLGGMIFRKIDMVSGKVTGKPYPKYRIDSSPIEIVYKLGIDGDKAEVFKTDILKNNPFKEFEGEKFIPEASVWVKIGEKYKMRYIDEGIYFFEYLEDGYTKNFNSLMKKNPKGFEFYYKEMLKYNIPFVNKIKFIIRLVQSKYYKLIGGNK; translated from the coding sequence ATGATTACAATTTTTACACCTTCGTACAATAGAAAAGATACACTTCCAAGACTTTATGAAAGCCTTAAAAGACAGACTGCAAAAGAGTTTCAATGGGTAGTAGTAGATGATGGATCTAATGATGAAACAGGAAAGCTTATAGCTGATTTTATAAATGAAGGAGTTATAGATATTATCTATGAATATCAGAAAAATAGTGGGAAAATGAGAGCTGTCAATCGTGGAGTACAGTTAGCACAGAGAGAATATTTCTTCATAGTAGACAGCGATGACTATATTACTGATAATTGCATAGAAACTATTATAAAAGAAGCTAAAGAACTTCCAGAAAGACTTGGAGGAATGATATTCAGAAAGATAGATATGGTAAGTGGAAAAGTTACAGGAAAACCTTATCCAAAATACAGGATAGATTCTTCTCCAATAGAAATAGTCTATAAGTTAGGAATAGATGGAGATAAAGCAGAAGTTTTTAAAACAGATATTCTTAAAAATAATCCATTTAAAGAATTTGAAGGAGAAAAATTTATTCCAGAAGCTAGTGTATGGGTTAAAATAGGAGAAAAGTATAAAATGAGATATATAGATGAGGGAATATATTTCTTTGAGTACTTGGAAGATGGTTATACTAAAAACTTTAATTCTCTTATGAAAAAAAACCCAAAGGGATTTGAATTTTATTATAAAGAGATGTTGAAATATAATATCCCATTTGTTAATAAAATCAAATTTATAATAAGGCTTGTTCAAAGTAAATATTACAAACTTATAGGAGGAAATAAATGA
- a CDS encoding exopolysaccharide biosynthesis polyprenyl glycosylphosphotransferase, with the protein MEQEKSTTLKLIYTVLLGIIFLLCRYFFIFEIGIPIYSLGVFTFIIVGLYITDNMEFKRYHYSNKRFVIILILNFVAFFIWFIDIWDFSIIPFILIFTASQILISTIISIITFEIKKVTTYGNGEMRKRIVESLSKFSEYEYIDESKREGSLTEFIKNNGISILILTKLKLTKEEIKEVLDLKLSGIEVKSYSDYMLENEEKIDVEFIDEEWLLQAYGFKILHSQVQNRVKKVFDLGMAVAIGVITLPIMAIAAIIVRLESPGPIIYSQDRVGENGKEFKVHKFRSMRNDAEKDGAKWAQQNDPRVTKFGNIMRKTRIDELPQLLNVIKGEMSFIGPRPERMVFIKELEKQIPYYNLRHMVKPGLTGWAQVMYPYGASVEDARRKLEYDLYYIKHHSLYLDIVIMLLTLKTVIFGKGR; encoded by the coding sequence ATGGAACAGGAAAAAAGTACAACGTTAAAATTAATATATACAGTATTATTAGGAATAATATTTTTATTATGCAGATACTTCTTCATTTTTGAAATAGGGATACCTATTTATTCTTTAGGGGTATTTACATTTATTATTGTAGGATTATATATTACTGATAATATGGAATTTAAAAGATATCACTATAGCAATAAAAGATTTGTGATAATATTAATACTAAATTTTGTGGCATTTTTTATATGGTTTATTGATATATGGGATTTTTCAATAATACCATTTATTCTTATTTTTACAGCATCTCAAATATTAATAAGTACAATAATAAGTATAATTACTTTTGAAATAAAAAAAGTAACTACTTATGGTAACGGAGAAATGAGAAAAAGGATAGTAGAAAGCCTTTCTAAATTCTCAGAATATGAATATATTGATGAAAGTAAAAGAGAAGGATCACTTACAGAATTTATAAAGAATAATGGGATATCTATTTTGATACTTACTAAATTAAAGCTTACAAAAGAGGAAATAAAAGAAGTATTAGACTTAAAACTTTCAGGAATAGAAGTAAAGAGTTATTCTGATTATATGCTTGAAAATGAGGAAAAAATAGATGTGGAATTTATAGATGAAGAATGGCTTCTTCAGGCGTATGGATTTAAAATCCTTCATAGTCAAGTACAAAATAGAGTAAAAAAAGTATTTGATTTGGGGATGGCAGTAGCTATTGGAGTGATAACTCTTCCAATAATGGCAATAGCAGCAATTATTGTAAGATTGGAAAGTCCAGGGCCTATTATTTATAGCCAAGACAGAGTTGGAGAAAATGGAAAAGAATTTAAAGTACATAAATTCAGAAGTATGAGAAATGATGCAGAAAAAGATGGAGCAAAATGGGCACAGCAAAATGACCCAAGAGTTACAAAATTTGGAAATATAATGAGAAAAACAAGAATAGATGAACTTCCTCAGCTTCTTAATGTCATTAAAGGAGAAATGAGCTTTATTGGACCTAGACCTGAAAGAATGGTTTTTATTAAAGAACTTGAAAAACAGATACCATATTATAATTTAAGACATATGGTAAAACCAGGATTAACAGGTTGGGCACAGGTAATGTATCCATATGGTGCAAGTGTAGAAGATGCTAGAAGAAAACTTGAATATGATCTTTACTATATAAAACATCATAGTCTTTATTTAGATATAGTAATTATGCTTCTTACATTAAAAACAGTAATTTTTGGAAAAGGAAGATAA
- a CDS encoding aryl-sulfate sulfotransferase: MLINRKEKLLIGSSVCIIGLGILLYISKEKIMEKLSNSPSLVMTYKESQSKKLKKEIEKKINDKNFNSIMNRLSMEKLEILKESLAFPEVVDALNSKDKNKYNSDKYFSPDITQEDAVRIANIGKGFGEIEVLSVEFKNYLEKEYPNFNYNEINKNENKIPDILKIKDKVLKLFPDKEMADIIKTLDGEQLNKINNIIAGNAEVVSLMEFKEEDINNFKKCEEDFFNSRLILDDMKKVVVTSKGIDEITLVSPKLKEIVDQHLKNIDYKKMSSFGEFYLLDKNSDIELEKQYREKYYTFDSPFIKLNPYGRTPLSAIVKIENEAVGKEVTITIEGKEGSPDYIYKTKVKSNGEIPIIGLYPKAVNKVSLKMVNNGALKTKNIVIETSLIDDSLPAVVIEKKVDGSIEQGMNLVSFNTKDESLPFIFDSNANIRYLLIVSPVIKKSLLDRNEKGNWEAVDDNLIFEFDMLGKIVNIQDNNRIKLDENWKNGVLFRNNQYLPKKNNILIVYGFSDKAYPSGVFSEIGKDSGNELFKARLYYDKNSFEDNSILSGKRIELFQE; the protein is encoded by the coding sequence ATGTTGATAAATAGAAAAGAAAAGTTGCTCATAGGCTCTTCAGTTTGCATCATTGGTTTAGGTATACTTTTGTATATATCCAAAGAAAAGATAATGGAAAAATTATCAAATAGCCCAAGTCTAGTGATGACATATAAAGAAAGCCAGAGTAAAAAATTAAAAAAAGAAATAGAAAAAAAGATTAATGACAAAAATTTTAATTCAATAATGAACAGATTATCAATGGAAAAACTGGAAATACTGAAAGAAAGTTTAGCCTTTCCAGAAGTAGTAGATGCATTAAACTCAAAAGATAAAAATAAATATAATTCAGATAAATATTTTTCTCCAGATATAACTCAGGAAGATGCTGTGAGAATCGCAAATATAGGTAAGGGATTTGGAGAAATAGAAGTTCTTTCAGTAGAATTTAAAAATTATTTGGAAAAAGAGTATCCAAATTTTAATTATAATGAAATAAATAAAAATGAAAATAAGATACCAGATATTTTAAAAATAAAAGATAAAGTTTTGAAATTGTTTCCAGATAAGGAAATGGCAGATATTATAAAAACTTTAGATGGAGAACAGCTAAATAAAATTAATAATATAATAGCTGGAAATGCTGAAGTAGTTTCTCTTATGGAATTTAAAGAAGAAGATATAAATAATTTTAAAAAATGTGAAGAAGACTTTTTTAATTCAAGACTTATATTAGATGATATGAAAAAAGTTGTGGTTACAAGTAAAGGAATTGATGAAATAACTCTTGTGTCACCAAAATTAAAAGAAATTGTAGATCAACATTTGAAAAATATAGATTATAAAAAAATGTCATCTTTTGGAGAATTTTACCTTTTAGATAAAAACAGCGATATAGAGCTTGAAAAACAATACAGAGAAAAATATTATACTTTTGACAGTCCTTTTATAAAATTAAATCCTTATGGAAGAACTCCCCTTTCAGCAATAGTAAAAATAGAAAATGAAGCTGTTGGAAAAGAGGTAACAATAACTATTGAAGGAAAAGAAGGAAGTCCAGATTATATTTACAAAACAAAAGTGAAATCTAATGGAGAAATTCCAATAATAGGATTATACCCTAAAGCTGTAAATAAAGTATCTTTAAAAATGGTTAACAATGGAGCTTTAAAAACTAAGAATATTGTAATAGAAACATCATTGATTGATGACAGTCTTCCAGCAGTTGTAATAGAAAAGAAAGTAGATGGAAGTATAGAGCAGGGAATGAATCTTGTATCTTTTAATACAAAAGATGAGTCACTTCCATTTATATTTGATTCAAATGCAAATATTAGGTATCTATTAATAGTTTCTCCAGTTATAAAAAAATCTCTTCTTGATAGAAATGAAAAGGGAAATTGGGAAGCGGTAGATGACAATCTTATTTTTGAATTTGATATGCTGGGGAAAATAGTAAATATTCAAGATAATAACAGAATAAAATTAGATGAAAACTGGAAAAATGGAGTGCTGTTTAGAAATAATCAATATCTTCCAAAGAAGAATAATATTCTTATAGTTTATGGATTTAGCGATAAAGCTTATCCTAGTGGGGTTTTTTCTGAGATAGGAAAAGATAGTGGAAATGAGCTTTTTAAAGCAAGACTTTACTATGATAAAAATAGCTTTGAAGACAACAGTATATTATCAGGAAAAAGAATAGAGCTTTTTCAAGAATAA